One region of Chlorobiota bacterium genomic DNA includes:
- the uppP gene encoding undecaprenyl-diphosphatase UppP, which yields MSLFEAIVLGLVQGLSEFLPISSTAHLTLAGRAFGLVDPNAPQQWTAFIAVTQLGTLAAVLLYFRRDIFQITNAFVRENVHRTPLGQQSGAARSGWYIIIGTVPIVVIGLLAKDVIEGALTKNLMVIGVSLVVLAIILEIAERTATFRRTMAEVKGRDALMVGLAQALALIPGASRSGTTITAGLFCGLTREAAARFSFLLSIPAVAASGLLEFVKVVRTVPSSQISMYAVATAVAAVSGYAAIALLLRFLRTRSTRVFIVYRLLLGAGLIVAIALGWISA from the coding sequence GTGTCCCTTTTTGAAGCAATCGTGCTTGGCCTTGTTCAAGGGTTAAGTGAGTTCCTCCCCATCAGCTCCACTGCCCATTTAACCCTGGCCGGGCGTGCGTTCGGTTTGGTGGACCCCAACGCCCCCCAGCAATGGACGGCGTTTATTGCCGTGACGCAGTTGGGGACGCTGGCGGCGGTCCTTCTCTACTTCCGCCGCGACATCTTCCAGATCACCAATGCCTTCGTCCGTGAGAACGTGCACCGCACGCCGCTGGGGCAGCAGTCGGGGGCGGCGCGAAGCGGGTGGTACATCATCATCGGCACGGTCCCGATTGTGGTGATTGGATTGCTGGCAAAAGATGTGATCGAGGGGGCACTAACCAAGAACTTGATGGTGATTGGAGTAAGCCTTGTGGTGCTGGCAATCATCCTGGAGATTGCCGAACGGACGGCAACGTTCCGCCGCACAATGGCCGAGGTAAAGGGGCGCGACGCACTGATGGTTGGGCTGGCGCAGGCGTTGGCTTTGATCCCCGGCGCCTCCCGTTCCGGCACCACCATCACCGCCGGATTGTTCTGCGGCCTTACCCGCGAGGCGGCTGCGCGGTTCAGCTTCCTTCTCTCCATTCCGGCGGTTGCGGCCAGCGGGCTGCTGGAGTTTGTGAAGGTGGTCCGCACGGTTCCGTCGTCGCAGATCAGCATGTATGCGGTTGCCACGGCGGTTGCGGCGGTTAGCGGTTATGCGGCAATCGCGCTGCTGCTGCGGTTCCTGCGGACCCGCTCCACCAGGGTGTTTATCGTGTACCGGCTGCTGCTTGGCGCGGGGCTGATTGTGGCCATTGCGCTGGGGTGGATCAGCG